In Sphaeramia orbicularis chromosome 12, fSphaOr1.1, whole genome shotgun sequence, the following proteins share a genomic window:
- the fgfr1op2 gene encoding FGFR1 oncogene partner 2 homolog isoform X2 produces MSCTLNSPGMNCSLEKVLADAKSLVERLRNHDNAAEMLIEQTTSLNKRVEAMKQYQEEIDALNQVARHRPRSSLVLGIQQENRQIRELQQENKELRTSLEEHQSALELIMTKYREQVFRLLMASKRDDPAIVTQLKEQHTTEMQAHIDKINEMASVMRKAIEVDEERICEDEERIKQLELENGGLRELLGISREAFLVLKRDDASESTSLSPLLNSADVSLRKS; encoded by the exons GCATGAACTGTTCCCTAGAGAAAGTCCTGGCTGATGCCAAATCATTAGTGGAAAGGCTTCGTAACCATGACAATGCTGCTGAGATGTTAATTGAGCAGACAACATCCCTCAACAAGCGAGTGGAGGCCATGAAACAG TATCAGGAAGAGATAGATGCTTTGAACCAGGTTGCACGGCATCGACCTCGTTCTAGTCTGGTCTTGGGAATCCAACAGGAAAACCGTCAGATAAGAGAGCTTCAGCAGGAAAACAAAG AGCTACGGACGTCATTGGAGGAGCACCAGTCTGCGTTAGAGCTTATCATGACCAAATATAGGGAGCAGGTGTTCAGGCTTCTCATGGCGAGCAAGAGAGATGACCCTGCCATTGTGACCCAGCTGAAAGAGCAGCACACGACG GAAATGCAAGCACACATAGACAAGATCAACGAGATGGCCTCTGTAATGAGGAAGGCAATAGAGGTGGATGAAGAGCGGATATGTGAGGATGAGGAAAGGATCAAACAAttagag CTGGAGAACGGCGGCCTCCGAGAGCTGCTCGGAATCAGTCGAGAGGCGTTCCTGGTCCTGAAGAGAGATGATGCGTCAGAGAGCACGTCACTGTCACCGCTGCTGAACAGTGCAGATGTCAGTTTACGAAAGAGTTAG
- the fgfr1op2 gene encoding FGFR1 oncogene partner 2 homolog isoform X1, which yields MSCTLNSPDFSLGMNCSLEKVLADAKSLVERLRNHDNAAEMLIEQTTSLNKRVEAMKQYQEEIDALNQVARHRPRSSLVLGIQQENRQIRELQQENKELRTSLEEHQSALELIMTKYREQVFRLLMASKRDDPAIVTQLKEQHTTEMQAHIDKINEMASVMRKAIEVDEERICEDEERIKQLELENGGLRELLGISREAFLVLKRDDASESTSLSPLLNSADVSLRKS from the exons ATTTTTCTCTAGGCATGAACTGTTCCCTAGAGAAAGTCCTGGCTGATGCCAAATCATTAGTGGAAAGGCTTCGTAACCATGACAATGCTGCTGAGATGTTAATTGAGCAGACAACATCCCTCAACAAGCGAGTGGAGGCCATGAAACAG TATCAGGAAGAGATAGATGCTTTGAACCAGGTTGCACGGCATCGACCTCGTTCTAGTCTGGTCTTGGGAATCCAACAGGAAAACCGTCAGATAAGAGAGCTTCAGCAGGAAAACAAAG AGCTACGGACGTCATTGGAGGAGCACCAGTCTGCGTTAGAGCTTATCATGACCAAATATAGGGAGCAGGTGTTCAGGCTTCTCATGGCGAGCAAGAGAGATGACCCTGCCATTGTGACCCAGCTGAAAGAGCAGCACACGACG GAAATGCAAGCACACATAGACAAGATCAACGAGATGGCCTCTGTAATGAGGAAGGCAATAGAGGTGGATGAAGAGCGGATATGTGAGGATGAGGAAAGGATCAAACAAttagag CTGGAGAACGGCGGCCTCCGAGAGCTGCTCGGAATCAGTCGAGAGGCGTTCCTGGTCCTGAAGAGAGATGATGCGTCAGAGAGCACGTCACTGTCACCGCTGCTGAACAGTGCAGATGTCAGTTTACGAAAGAGTTAG